TGCTTCAACTTGGTCGCGACCGCTTAGGGCGGCATGGGCTCGAGCGACGCGGACGGCATACAACTCGGATCGGTGGCCTTCTACTCCGCCCCGAATCGCTTCGGTCACGAGATATTCGATTTGTTCACGGCTGATTCGCACATCGGGCAGCCATTGCCGGGCCAGCAGCAGTTGGGTGGCTAGAGCGTCGGTTTCTTCGCTCCAGGTTTCGGCAAAGGTGCGGCTGCATTGGCCGTGGGCCAGTACGGCATTGGTGATTTCTACCCGTTGTTCGGTGCTCACCAGCTGATTGGCCGAAAGCGCGATGGCAAAGCGGTCCAGCAAGTGATCGCGAATGTTGCCTTCTTCGGGGTTGTAGGTAGCGATCAGCAGCGGTCGACAGGGGTGGCTGAGGCTGAGGCCTTCCCGTTCCACACGATTCTCGCCACTGCCAACGGCCGCCAGCATCAAATTCACGATGCCGTCATCGAGAAGATTCAGTTCATCTACGTACAGCACCCCCCGGTGCGCATCGGCCAGGAGGCCCGGCTGAAACACAGCACTGCCACTCGACAGCGAGGCGGCTACATCAACGGCCCCCACGAGACGGTCTTCGGTAATCCCGAGGGGGATTTGCACAAATGGTGCCGGAATCACCTTGGAGGGGGCATCGCCTGAGATTTGCTCATGGGTGGCGTTGTCCCACTCCTCTTCATTTTGAGGATCGAGGTTCCGTCCGACCCCTCCGTCAATGTCGAGGATGTCGATCGGAGGTAGCAGGGTGTGAAGCCCACGGGCCAACACGGATTTACCGGTGCCACGTCCTCCTGCTATTACCACGCCCCCTAGGCCTGGATCGACTGCTGCCAACAGCAGCGCAAGCTTGAGCGTTCCATGGCCGGTGATCGCCGCCAGAGGAAAGGCACGGGTTGCTTGGTCGTTTTTTGCGACTACACCGCTTGCCACCATGGAGGCTTCTCATCCCGCTCGTCCACGCCAGTCTCGCTGATGCTCCGCAGTGACGATCTTCCCCTCGCGATTGCCCTCGGTGCGAACCTGCCGTATGCCGATGCTGGGTCGCGACAAACCCTGTTGATGGTGCGTCCGTTGTTGACCGTTGTGGTGAACGATTGGGCTGCGGTTCCACTGCGGTTCAGTTGGTCGCCGTTATTCGACACCACCCCGATCGGTGGTCCACCGGATCAGCCGCGCTATTGGAACGCTGTGGTGGTCGTGCATGGGCTCGTTGCAACTCCATCGAATGAGGCGGCGATGAGGTTGTTGGGCGAATTGCACCAGCTGGAATCGCAATTTGGGCGGCAGCGATCCTCGGAACAACGTTGGGGGCCGCGCACCTTGGATCTCGATTTGTTGTTTTGGGGAGAGCACCGGATGGAGCATCCCAACTTGGTGCTCCCCCATCCGCGTCTTCATCTCCGCGGCTTTGTCCTTGAGCCGCTGTTGGCCGCCATGAATCAATCCTCCGACTGGATCGCCTGACCCCAGCGGATGAATGCAATGACCCGCCATGCTGGTGACTCCTAAAGCCTGATCCGATGGCACCGTTGCCGGCTCCGGAGCCTTTTGAGTTGCTCGAAACCGTCGAAACGGTGGATGTGCGCAAGCTTCGGTTCGAACGCAACAGGATCAGGTTGCCAATGGGTGTGGAAAGCACCTTCGGCATGGTTCGTCACCCCGGTGCCTCCTTGGCGGTACCGATCACCGATGACGGTCGGGTGGTGTTGTTGCGGCAATACCGCTTTGCGGTGCAGGCCCGCTTGTTGGAGTTCCCCGCCGGCACCCTTGAAGCTGGAGAGGATCCGCTTCAATCGATGCAGCGGGAGCTGGGGGAGGAAGCCGGCTTCAGCGCTGCCCGTTGGGATGCGCTTGGTCCGATGCTTCCTTGCCCTGGGTATTCCGATGAGGTGATCCATTGTTTTTTGGCCCGGGAGCTCACGGCTTTGGAGAATCCACCGGCTGGGGATGACGACGAGGATCTGGAGGTGGTCACGATGACCCCCGTTCAATTGGATGACGTACTGGCGTCTGGAAATGAGTGGCTGGATGGCAAGTCCGTCACGGCTTGGTTCCGAGCCAAACAGCTGTTGGGTCTCTAATGACAGCCTCCCGCGTTCTCTTTTGGCATCGCCGCGATCTGCGCTTGGCCGACAACCTCGGCATTCAGGCCGCTGTTGAGATCAGTCCTGCGGTGACTGGGGTGTATGTGCTGGATCCAGCCCTGATCCAGCCTCCCCAGTCGTTGCCACCCATGGCACCGGCCCGGTTGTGGTTTTTGTTGGAGAGCCTGATCGAACTTCAGCAGCGTTGGCGTGCTGCTGGAAGCCGGTTGCTGATCTTGGAGGGTGATCCCGTGCAGGTGCTGCCGCCGTTGGCAGAACGGCTTGGTGCCGAAGCTGTGGTCTGGAACAGGGATGTGGAGCCTTACAGCCGTGAACGGGATCGGCAGGTGGCGAAGCGGTTGCAGGCTGATGGTCGAAAGGTGGTGGTGGATTGGGATCAGCTGCTGATCCCCCCGGAGTTACTCAAAACGGGTGCTGGCGATCCGTATCGCGTGTATGGACCTTTCTTGCGCAACTGGCGGGGCAAGGTGCAGGCTCAACAGCCCATCACCATTGAGGCTCCTTCAGGCCTTGTTGATCTGCATTCCGACTTGGTGCCGGATAGGGATCCCTTGGCTGCGCTACTCCATAGACATGGATTCCAAGGCACGGAGATCTGCCCGTGTAGGCCTGGCGAATCGGCAGCCCTGGAGCAGCTCACCCTTTTTGCGGATGGGCCCCTCTCCGGCTACGAACCCGATCGGAATTTCCCCAGCGTGGTTGGTACGTCGTATCTCAGTGCGGCGTTGAGCGTTGGCACGTTGAGTCCCCGGCAAGCGTGGTGTGCGGCACAACAGGGTCGTGACCATGCCCGTAGCGATGAACAGCGCACGGCGATTGCTGTGTGGGAGCAAGAACTGGGCTGGCGTGAGTTTTACCAGCAAGCCTTGTTTCATTTTCCTGAGCTGGCGGATGGTCCTTACCGGGAGCAATGGCGTCGATTCCCTTGGGAGAACAACGAAGCGTGGTTTTCCTCTTGGCGGGAGGGGATGACGGGCATGCCGATCATTGATGCGGCGATGCGTCAGCTCAATGAGAGCGGTTGGATGCACAACCGTTGCCGCATGATCGTGGCGTCATTCCTGGTGAAGGATCTGATCTGTGATTGGCGTTGGGGCGAACGCGCCTTTATGGAACTGGAGGTGGATGGCGATTTGGCGGCGAACAACGGTGGTTGGCAGTGGAGTGCCAGCAGTGGCATGGACCCCAAGCCGCTGCGGATTTTTAACCCCGCCACCCAGGCCACAAAATTTGATGCCGATGGCGAGTACATCCGCCGTTGGGTGCCTGAACTACGGCACGTGAACACCAAAGATCTACTTACCGGTGAAATTGGTGGTCTCGAGCGTCGTGGTTATCCCGAACCTTTGATCACTCACAAAACCCAGCAGGCACTGTTTAAGACGCTTTACGCCACTATCCGGTCTTGAATAACAAACAATGGATAAGTAATTTATGAATTTAGCAGGTGTGCTTTAATAAGTGTTTAAGACGATATTAATTGGCAAGAATTTCATCACTCTCTAAGTCGGACCAAAGGCTTTTACGCAGGATGTGGAAGGGGAAAGAAGTTCGACCCAAAAAGATAATCCGTTTGCATGACGAAATCCGATCAGATTTTTATGAACAAAGTGATTTAAGTCCTGAGGGTTTGGATTGGAAAAAGCCAACAAAGAAAATCAATGCCGAGGTGCCCAAGGGACGATTAAAGCCAATGGAGGAAATTTCGGATGGTTTTATTGATGAAATCGTCAATTTTAAAGGGACTAAGCGTCATGTAATTGCAAATTTAGGAATTCGCAAGGCAGGCACGCGTGTTGGTATTCATGTTCATGAGAATGATGGAATTACATTTGTGCTCAAAGGTAAAGGAGAGATCACCGATTTTGTTGAAGGAAGCGAAAGGTCTTTGAATAAGCAAGGCGATTATTATTTCATGCCTCGAAATGTGCCAATGTCTGCATCGAATTTATCGGGTAGTGACATGACTTTGTTGGACTTATTTGTCACTGATATCTCAACTCCGCTCATCACAATCATAGAGCCTGGCTATCCTGGATACCGCAATCCAGTTTTGTAATTGCACGGAACTTTAAGGAGTAGGGTGTTTTTTAAAGTATTGATAATTGACAGCTGTAGGAACAGCTATTTACTTGTAGGACTTTTCTAATAAGGCTGTGTTGGCCTGGTGCCAGTTCCTGAAGGCTGATAGGTGAAATTAATATCTAAGATTGTTGATCATTTTTAGGGTTGATGTGCAATTGTTTTGATAGCAGCTCAACTTCAAGGCGCTTTGAGCTTCGGTTTGTAATAGGAGAGATTAGTGTTTGATGAAATATTCGGAGGGTGCTTTGTATGTCCTGTTAAATCAGGTTGTCGGAAGTCCAGATAAAGAATGTGCCACTTGCTAATGTCTGATCAATCACGCCACCTGGGAAGTCTGTCAATGCTTTGACTCCCGCATCATTGTGGCGGCAATGCCGATTCATCGATGTTGGCTTTAGTAAATTGATTTGAACTAATCAGAATTTTGGCCGACTTACGATGTTTCTGATGAAAATCTCTTCCTGATTTTTGTCCAATTAGTTAAGACTATTGTGATCGCAAATTTCACGAATTTTGGTGCTCTTTACGCCACCATTCGATTTTGAGTCACGTTTTTGACTAAAGGGTCGTGGCTGAGGAGATTCTCCAAAGCCTTCACGACTTGGTCTTGTTGCGTGGCCGTTAATTCAGGAAAGATCGGCAAGCTCAGGACCTCACTACACAATCGTTCTGTGACAGGAAAAGTGCCTTCTCCATGTCCGAGGTGGGCGTATGCCGGTTGGCGATGAATCGGAATTGGGTAATAAATAATCGTGCTCACCCCTGCATCCTGAAGCGCTTGCTTGAACCAATCCCGGCAACGGCTCTCGGGCAGGCCGTGGGTGGCGCTGGTGGCGGAGGTTGGGCAGCTACCTGCACAGAGTGGGGAAGCATTGGCACATGGACCCACGCGCACAACGAATTGATTCCAGCTGTGCCCGTTGTCTCCCTTGGGTAAAACGATGCCGGGTAATTCGGCCAGCCGCTCTAGGTAGCGGTTTGCAATGGTGCTGCGGTTCTTGATCCAACCCGCCAGTTTTGGCAATTTCACATTGAGCACCGCTGCCTGGATCGCGTCGAGGCGGCTGTTGTATCCGAGGGCCGTGTGGAGATAACGCTGTGGCATGCCATGCACAGCAAGCTCTCGCATGGTTTGGGCGAGCCCAGCATCGTTGGTGGTGACGGCACCACCATCACCAGCCGCACCAAGGTTTTTGGTGGGGAAGAAACTAAAGCAGCCCACATCACCGAAGCTTCCTACAGGCTGACCAGCCCAGGTGGCGCCAGTCGCCTGGGCGCAGTCTTCGACCACCTTGAGGTTGTGGGTGGTAGCAATGGCCATGCATCGGGTCATGTCCACCGGACGACCGAACAGATGCACTGGAATTAGTGCCTTACTGCGTGGTGTGATCACCGCTTCGATTTGATCGAAGTTGATGAGGTACGTGGTCGGGTCGACATCCACAAAAACGGGAGTGGCGCCAACGGCACTGATCGCTTCCGCTGTGGCGAAAAAACTAAAAGAGCAGGTAATCACCTCATCACCAGCCCCCACCCCTAGGGCTCGCAGCGCCAGGATCAGGGCATCAGTGCCGCTATTGCAGCCCACAGCAAAATCCACACCCGTGGCAGCAGCAAATGCTGTTTCGAAGTGTTGGATTTGAGCGCCGCCTATGTATTGGCCGCTCTGCAGCACAGATAGCACTGCCCTCTCGAGATCGGCACTCAGATCATTGATCTGTTGGCTGAGGCTGAACGGAGGAACCTGCATGAAGGAAATCTTAAGCGGTTTAGCCAAACCACTCGGGCTCTTGGCCGGGGTTCCACTTCACGTTGCATCCCACTGAGGCCACCTGTTTTTGGCTAACTGATGTTCCTGTCAGCACCGCATTGAGCGCGGCTCGGAGGTCGGATCCATTCAAGGGTTGGTTGTTGCCGGGCCTACTGGAATCCAGCTGACCCCGATATTGCAGGGTTGGACTGCTGTCCTTGCTGTCCTGGCTGAACAGATAAAACTCTGGTGTACAGGCGGCTTGGAGGGATTTTGCGAGCACCTGTTGATCGTCCAATAGATACGGAAATGCCCAGCCATGGCGTTGAGCCTGCTCTGCCAGTTGTGCTGGTCCGTCCTGGGGATGGGTGATCAAGCTGTTGCTGCTGAGGCCAACGAATTGCACCTGAGAAGCGAAGTCGTTCTCCAGGCGAGTGATCTCAGGTTCGATGTGCTTTACGAAGGGGCAATGGGCACAAAGCACCATGAGCAGGATTGGCTTTTGCTCAAAGTCCGTTGAGGCGAACGTGTCAGCTTTGACCTGGACGCCGTTGACCTTGTCTCCGTTGACCCTGGCCAAACGAAATGCTGGCAAAGGTGTTCCAAGGGCCAGCATTGTTGAAGCTGTACGAGCCATCGCAGCACTGCAGATCCAAACGGTCTCCATCAGGATGGCGCCAGATGGCATGGATGGATGCGGCGGGTCTTGTTGCTCTCAGGCCTCGTCATCGGCCTGGTGAGCTGCGGTGTTTCGTCTGAACCCCCAAGTTGGCGGATCTTTGCGTTGCAGCGGCATGGTGCCCATGACGGCCTCGCAGTGGTGAACCAGCCGGATGGCTACGGCATCCACATTGTCTTAGAAACCGACACCAGTAATCCGGAGGTTTGTCAGCCCCGTTGGTTGCCGGACGCGGCTCGTTTGTTTAATGGCAACGGATCAACCCCATTTAGCTCTGGCCTCGCCAGCCGCACGGAATTTTTTCAGTCCGTTGCCCGCCGCGACGTCTTGCGGGCGCTTCAGGGTGAGCTCCAGCAACTGTGTGCTCTGCGTGCACCCCAAGCGCGGTGGACCTGGACCAAGCCTCCGCGGTCAGAAGCGGAGGTGATCCCGGTGGAGTTACCGGCTTTGGAGGAGGAGGACCTCCTGACAAATCCCTTGGAGGAGCTGAAACGGCTCAAACAACTGATGAAGAATCAATCCGACGGCTTGAAGAGCTCCCAGACCACCGGCTCTGCTTCGCGCCAATAGCGACTGAATCGCCCGAGACGAGGAGGACGCGGTAAGTCAACAAAGGGCTCCCCATCAAGAATCCAAAGGGGGCAATCACGGTTGATGGCTGCCCCATGGCGTTGCAATCGCGGCTCAATGGCACCACTACTGATCACGCCATCAGCTCCATGACGTTCGGCAAACGCCAGCACCTCCGCGACAACATCGCCTTTACGAAGGGTGACCGGGAGATCTAAACAGCATTCGTAGAGAAAGCCCAGGCGCTTGCGGCTGATGTGCTTCGTACGAATCCAGTCTTGATCGAAAACAAACAGAGCCGGGGCGTCTGGGTAATCCTCGAGGGCTGGGTTGGTGCTGCCGAGCGACTCCTCATGCACCCAAACAATCGGTCGTTTTAGATCCATCAGAAGCGCTGGGTGCTGGGGTTTGGACGAGCCGTCGACTTGTTGCGGTGGTTTTGTCGACGGGCCGGAATGTCACGTATTGGTGCCCGCTGAGTGAACAGGGTGGTCTCGAGCTGTTCGTAGCTGGCATCGAAGGGGCACTGATTTGCGCTGGAACAGGTCTTGCAGAAACGCCCTTCGCTGTAGCGCTCAAGATTGTCGCGATTGAAAAAGTAGGGCTTGTGGCTGAAGGTGCTGGCGATCCATTGCCAACTCAAATGGTTGCTGGCGGGATCTCCATCAAGCAAGTGCTCGAGGAACCAATCCGCGCCGGCTTTCCAATGCACATGTCGCCAGTGCACCAGCCATGCGGCCATCCACATCCGGGCGTGGTTATGGAGCCAGCCCGTGCTGACCAGTTCCTCCCGAAATCCATCCATGCAGGCCAATCCTGTGCAGCCATCACGGACGTCGTCTGGGAGCTCTCGGCTGTAGCTGGCCGCGCTGTGGCCGGTTTTGAATGCTTCTTGGTCGTCGTCGATGCGATCACCGAGGTCTTGCCACATGCGTTGCCAAAAGTCGCGCCAGCCCAACTCATTGATCAACTTGCTCCCGTCATCGCGTTTGCTGATGCCTTGAAACACCGCATCACGCACCTCCGCAAGAGTGAAAACACCGTGGCGAATGTAAGGAGACAGACGGGTTACGGCGCCGTTGACGTGATTGCGGCTGCGGGCGTACCGCTTTACATCCATTTTTCGGATTTGCTTTTCGGCTGCTCTCCGACCGCCACGGATCGGGCTGATCGCACCACTTGCTTCTGGAAACTCTTGTTCCAGCAAGGTATTTAGAGCTTCTCGAGAACTTATATCTCTTGGCAAATCACCGGCGATTGGAGGCGAAGCAGGGGCTGGCACCGGCTTTCTGAAGCATCGGGCGTTTGATCTTGGCGGGGGATGGGGGAGAATCGCGCGAATTCAACCCTGTTCCGGTTCGTTCTGATGCTGCTCGATCTCACCGGCAAAAAAATCTTGGTTACCGGCATTGCCAACAACCGCTCGATTGCCTGGGGCATCGCTCAGCAACTCAAAGCGGCAGGTGCTGACCTTGGCATCACCTACCTCCCCGACGACAAAGGCCGTTTTGAATCCAAGGTGCGTGAGCTCACCGCTCCTTTGGAGCCCAGCTTGTTCTTGCCCCTGAATGTCCAAGATCCAGAACAGATGGCGAGTGTGTTCGCCGAGATCAAAGAAAAGTGGGGCGTCCTTGATGGTTTGGTCCACTGCCTGGCTTTCGCCGGCAAAGAGGAATTGATTGGTGATTACAGCGCCACCACGGCGGAAGGTTTTGCGCGCTCCTTGGATATCAGCGCCTATTCCTTGGCTCCACTCTGTGCCCATGCCAAGCCGCTGTTCAGCGAGAAGGCTGGTGTGATCACCCTCTCCTACCTGGGCGCTGACCGCGCGATCCCGAACTACAACGTCATGGGTGTTGCTAAGGCAGCCCTAGAAGCGTCAGTTCGCTACTTGGCTGCCGAGCTCGGTCCGGACAAGCAGGTTCGCGTCAATGCCATCAGTGCCGGCCCCATCCGCACGCTGGCCAGTTCAGCCATCGGCGGCATCCTCGACATGATTCACCACGTTGAGGAAAGAGCTCCTTTGCGTCGCACCGTCACTCAGATGGAAGTGGGAGGCACTGCTGCGTTTCTCTTGAGCGACCTGGCTAGCGGGATTTCGGGGCAAACCATTTATGTGGATGCCGGCTACTGCGTGACTGGGATGTGATTCCCGATCCCTAGCCCATGGGGATCGTTGGCTTGGCTGTTGAACCACAACAGATTGGTCCGAGCGAAACATCCCCTCTTGCCGGGGTTTGGGTTGAGTGGTTTGGCGAATGGGCCAATGCTTCGCCATGATCAGCGCACAGCAACGGTCGATGGGAATTCAGGAGCATGCGCACGGGTGAAGTTCACCGCCATACCGGCGAGACCGACGTCAAGGTCAAGCTCGACCTCGATGGAAGTGGTTGTTGCGAGGCTTCTACCGGTGTGCCCTTCCTCGATCACATGCTGAATCAAATCAGCAGCCATGGATTAATCGATCTGACGATTACTGCGGTGGGTGATACCCACATCGATGATCACCACACCAACGAAGACGTGGGCATCGCGGTGGGTCAGGCCCTCAGTCAAGCCTTAGGTGATCGAAAGGGGATCCATCGGTTTGGTCATTTTGTGGCGCCCCTCGATGAAGCCCTTGTGCAAGTGGCATTGGATTGCTCTGGTCGGCCTCATATCAGCTATGGGCTAACCATTCCTACCCAAAAGATTGGCAGTTACGACACAGAATTGGTCAAAGAATTTTTCGTCGCAGTTGCGAATAACAGTGGGCTCACCCTGCATATCCGCCAGTTGGATGGTGTGAATTCCCATCACATCGTGGAGGCCTGCTTTAAGGCTTTTGCCCGTGCTCTGCGTATGGCCACTGAAATTGATCCCCGTCGAGCCGGCGCGATCCCGAGCAGTAAAGGTGTTTTAGAGCAGGCTGGCGCCAACTAAATCACCTGTCATTGGCCGCGTTTCATGGCCGATTACGAGATGATGGTTTGTATCAGAGTCGTTATTCGTGACTGTTGCACCCACCCGTCCATACAGCCGCGAGGACTGGTCGAGTGCCTTCGTCAATGTGGATGAAGAGCTCACCGATGTGGCGCTCATCCCTGTGCGTGGCACCATTCCCTCCGAACTCAAGGGCACGCTCTATCGCAATGGTCCTGGCCGCCTAGAACGCAATGGCCATCGGGTTCACCACCCCTTCGATGGCGACGGAATGATCGCCGCGATGCGGTTTGAGAATGGCGCTGTTTCCCTCACCAATCGTTTTGTCCGCACGGAAGGTTGGCTCGCCGAGGAAAAGGCCAATAAGGTTCTTTATCGCGGTGTCTTTGGGAGTCAGAAGCCCGGTGGGCGCCTCGCCAATGCCTTCGATTTACGGCTGAAAAACATCGCCAATACCAATGTGGTGCGGCTTGGGGATCAGCTTCTAGCTCTCTGGGAGGCTGCAGAGCCCCATGCCCTTGACCCCGTCAGTTTGGAAACGCGTGGCTTGTCACGGATGGATGGTGTGTTGAAAAAGGGAGAGGCGTTTAGTGCTCACCCGCGCTTCGATGCTGGGCACCACGACCGCCCGAGGATGGTCACATTTGGGGTGAAAGCTGGCCCCCGCAGCACCATCCGCTTAATGGAGTTCGCCACCGATGGCCCAGATGCTGGTGTGCTTTTGAACGACCGATCCGACAGCTTTCCGGGCTTCGCGTTCTTGCACGACTTTGCGATAACACCCAACTGGGCGGTGTTTCTTCAAAACGCTATTTCCTTCAATCCGCTGCCGTTTGTCACTGGAGAAAAGGGCGCTGCGCAATGTTTGGCGTCCCAGCCGGGTGGGAAAGGACGCTTCTGGTTGATTCCTCGAGATTGTGGTCGTTTCGCTGGTCAAAAACCGCGCATCCTTGAAGCTCCAGATGGATTTGTGTTCCATCACCTCAATGCCTTTGAGGATGGAGATCACGTGGTGGTGGAGAGCATCGTTTACGACGACTTTCCATCGATTGGTCCAGACGATGATTTTGCCCAGGTCGATTTCGACAGCATTCCAGAGGGGATCCTGCATCGTTGCCGGCTTGATTTGAGTCGTGAGATGGTTCAAACCGAGCGGATTGCCAACCGCACCTGCGAGTTCGCCATGGTGAATCCTCAGCGCCAGGGACTTTCAGCGCAATATGCCTGGATGGCGGTGGCCGAACGGGATATCGGTAATGATCCGCTGCAGGCTATCCAGAAGCTGGATCTGAGCTCTGGCGACACCAGCACATGGAGTGCTGCGCCCCGTGGTTTCGTTAGCGAGCCCTTGATGGTTGCTCGCCCTGGTGCTTCCGCAGAGGATGATGGTTGGGTGCTGGATTTGGTCTGGAACGGAGCGCGCGGAGCGTCCGACCTGGTGATCCTCAATGCGGCTGACTTATCTGAAGCGGCCGTACTCGAATTGCCCTTGGCGATTCCCCATGGACTGCATGGCAGCTGGGCAGCATCGGTCTGATTCGGTTCAGTCACATCTAGGCAGATTTCAGTTCGCGTCTGGTTGCTGATTGCAATCCGTTCAGTCTCAAGCTGGTGGAACTGAACGGTGAGTTTTGATGCGGAGTTTTAGAGCTGTTGTGATCGTTGGCTTGCTGTTGGGAGCGGCAACTCCGATGCATGCGCACGAGGTGAGGTGTGACGGAACTCTGTTGGAGCTTGCCGTCGTCGAGGAGGGCACCAGCCACACAGATCGTTTTCAATTCGCCTTGCGTTTGGAAGCGAAAGCCAGTTCGAAGAACGATGCTTTGAACGAATTGAATCGTCGGCTCGGCACGGTTCGCCGAAAGATTTCTGGCTTGGCGATGGGGGGACTCATCGTGTCGGCCCCACGCACTTATACGGTTGGCAGCACAACTGCAACTCAGCAGCGTCATCAGGCCACCTCCAGCATCACCGGTGAGGTGAGCCGTTCCAACTACGACCCCTTGATTCAGCAGGCTGGACGTTTGCCCGGCGTCAGTCTTCAGGGGATGACGTCGCTGTCCTCCACGGATGGTGCACGTTCTCTGCAACAGCAATTGCTTGAGAGAGCCTTAGCCACAGGGCGGCGACAAGCGGAGTCCACACAGCAGCTGTTGGGACTACGCCAACTTCGGTTGATCCGGATTGATCAGCGCAGTGGGGGAGGTGCTCTACGCATGAGTGCCCTGTCTCGCAAGGAAAGGAGTTTTGACCCAGCTGAAGCGCCCAAACCCCGTCAATCCATTCGACTCAATCTCGACTATTGCTTGAATTGATCCCTATGCCGTTGTTGTGACTGTTGAGCGGAAGTGAATTCGTTGGTAAGACCATATTTCTAGCGTGATAATTTGATGATCATCGTTGATCCTTTGTGCCCACTTCATTTGCTCTTCCGCAGATCAATAGCGATGAGCGGATGTTGTGGATTCATGCTGGGCCTCATAAGGCAGCCAGCAGTTATGTAACTGAACGGTTGCGTAAAAATCGCAGCACCTTGGCGGCACAAAGAGTATTAATGGATGGAGATAATAATCTCCTCGCTAATTCTATTGCCGAGAAAAATTATCAGCCTTTGGAACAGGCCCTTTCAGGATTGCCGAGTGATTTTCAACGTATTTTAATTAGCAGTTCATCCCTTGATACGCGAATTCTGAAACGGAGTGTTCTGACTATTCTCCGTGATATGGCATCATCATATGGATTTAAACTTGGCATTAGTTATTTTATTAGAGACCAGCAATCCTGGCTGAATTCGGTATATTGTCATCGTGTCCGACGCTTTCGTTCAACGCAAGATTTTCCTGATTATTGTCGATATATTATGAATAATCCAAGCTCTTGGGATATTAGTTATCCGTCAAAATTTAGCCCCCTGAAGGATTATCCAGAGATTGTAAAAATGTTTCTGCCTTTGTCCCGGCAAGTGGAAATAACAGATCCTTTTCTTGCCTTGACGTCCGCTTTAGGCTTAAAGGAGCCCCCTGGAATTGGCTGGCTAAAGGGAGAGCCTTCGAAAAAGAATATTCAGCCCGGTGCCAAAGG
The DNA window shown above is from Synechococcus sp. CC9902 and carries:
- the hisB gene encoding imidazoleglycerol-phosphate dehydratase HisB, whose protein sequence is MRTGEVHRHTGETDVKVKLDLDGSGCCEASTGVPFLDHMLNQISSHGLIDLTITAVGDTHIDDHHTNEDVGIAVGQALSQALGDRKGIHRFGHFVAPLDEALVQVALDCSGRPHISYGLTIPTQKIGSYDTELVKEFFVAVANNSGLTLHIRQLDGVNSHHIVEACFKAFARALRMATEIDPRRAGAIPSSKGVLEQAGAN
- a CDS encoding carotenoid oxygenase family protein, whose product is MTVAPTRPYSREDWSSAFVNVDEELTDVALIPVRGTIPSELKGTLYRNGPGRLERNGHRVHHPFDGDGMIAAMRFENGAVSLTNRFVRTEGWLAEEKANKVLYRGVFGSQKPGGRLANAFDLRLKNIANTNVVRLGDQLLALWEAAEPHALDPVSLETRGLSRMDGVLKKGEAFSAHPRFDAGHHDRPRMVTFGVKAGPRSTIRLMEFATDGPDAGVLLNDRSDSFPGFAFLHDFAITPNWAVFLQNAISFNPLPFVTGEKGAAQCLASQPGGKGRFWLIPRDCGRFAGQKPRILEAPDGFVFHHLNAFEDGDHVVVESIVYDDFPSIGPDDDFAQVDFDSIPEGILHRCRLDLSREMVQTERIANRTCEFAMVNPQRQGLSAQYAWMAVAERDIGNDPLQAIQKLDLSSGDTSTWSAAPRGFVSEPLMVARPGASAEDDGWVLDLVWNGARGASDLVILNAADLSEAAVLELPLAIPHGLHGSWAASV
- a CDS encoding SIMPL domain-containing protein (The SIMPL domain is named for its presence in mouse protein SIMPL (signalling molecule that associates with mouse pelle-like kinase). Bacterial member BP26, from Brucella, was shown to assemble into a channel-like structure, while YggE from E. coli has been associated with resistance to oxidative stress.); translated protein: MRSFRAVVIVGLLLGAATPMHAHEVRCDGTLLELAVVEEGTSHTDRFQFALRLEAKASSKNDALNELNRRLGTVRRKISGLAMGGLIVSAPRTYTVGSTTATQQRHQATSSITGEVSRSNYDPLIQQAGRLPGVSLQGMTSLSSTDGARSLQQQLLERALATGRRQAESTQQLLGLRQLRLIRIDQRSGGGALRMSALSRKERSFDPAEAPKPRQSIRLNLDYCLN